From the genome of Desmodus rotundus isolate HL8 chromosome 2, HLdesRot8A.1, whole genome shotgun sequence, one region includes:
- the VIL1 gene encoding villin-1 — protein sequence MTKLSAQVKDSLNITTPGVQIWRIEAMQMVPVPPSTFGCFFDGDCYVLLAIHKMGNNLSYDVHYWIGQASSQDEQGAAAIYTSQMDDFLKGRAVQHREVQGNESEAFRGYFKKGLVIRKGGVASGMKHVETNSSEVQRLLHVKGKRNVVAGEVEMSWKSFNRGDVFLLDLGKFIIQWNGPESNHMERLRGMTLAKEIRDQERGGRTYIAVVDGENEKESPQLMEVMNQVLGKRRELKAAVPDTVVEPALKAALKLYHVSDAEGKLVVREVATRPLTQDLLSHEDCYILDQGGLKIYVWKGKKANAQERKEALSQALNFIKAKQYPPNTQVEVQNDGAESAVFQQLFQKWTVPSQTSGLGKTHTVGSVAKVEQVKFDAMSMHIQPHIAAQQKMVDDGSGQVEVWRVENLELVPVESKWLGHFYGGDCYLLLYTYLIGEKPHYLLYIWQGRQASQDEITASAYQAVILDQKYNNEPAQIRVPMGKEPPHLMSIFKGRMVVYQGGTSRANSQEAVPSTRLFQVQGMSNSNTKAFEVLPQATSLNSNDVFILKTPSCCYLWYGKGCSGDEREMAKIVSDVISRTERQVVVEGQEPANFWMALGGKAPYASTKRLQQENMAITPRLFECSNQTGRFLATEIPDFNQDDLEEDDVFLLDVWDQVFFWIGKHANEDEKKAAATTVQEYLKTHPSGREPETPIILVKQGHEPPTFTGWFLAWDPFKWSNAKSYKDLKGELGNSGDWSQITAEITSPKQEVFNANSNLNSGPLPTYPLEQLVNKPVEELPAGVDPRRKEEHLSLEDFSKTFGMTPAAFSALPLWKQQNLKKAKGLF from the exons ATGACCAAACTGAGCGCCCAAGTCAAAGATTCCCTCAACATCACCACGCCTGGGGTGCAAATATGGAGGATCGAG GCCATGCAGATGGTACCAGTTCCTCCCAGCACCTTTGGCTGCTTCTTCGATGGTGACTGCTATGTACTCCTGGCT ATCCACAAGATGGGCAACAACCTATCCTATGATGTCCACTACTGGATTGGCCAGGCCTCATCCCAGGATGAGCAAGGGGCAGCTGCCATCTATACCTCGCAGATGGACGACTTCCTAAAGGGCCGGGCTGTCCAGCACCGGGAGGTCCAAGGCAACGAGAGCGAGGCTTTCCGAGGCTACTTCAAGAAGGGTCTTGT GATCCGGAAAGGGGGCGTGGCTTCCGGCATGAAGCACGTGGAGACCAACTCCAGTGAGGTCCAGAGGCTGCTGCATGTGAAGGGCAAGAGGAATGTGGTAGCCGGAGAG GTGGAGATGTCCTGGAAGAGTTTCAACCGTGGGGACGTTTTCCTCCTGGACCTTGGGAAGTTTATCATCCAGTGGAACGGGCCGGAAAGTAACCACATGGAGAGACTCAGG GGCATGACCCTGGCCAAGGAGATCCGAGACCAGGAGCGGGGTGGACGGACCTACATAGCCGTGGTGGACGGGGAGAACGAGAAGGAGTCTCCGCAGCTGATGGAGGTCATGAACCAAGTGCTGGGCAAGCGGAGGGAGTTGAAGGCAGCTGTGCCTGACACTGTGGTGGAGCCCGCACTCAAGGCCGCCCTCAAGTTGTACCA CGTGTCCGATGCAGAGGGAAAGCTGGTGGTCAGAGAAGTTGCCACGCGGCCACTCACACAAGACCTGCTCAGTCACGAG gaCTGTTACATCCTGGACCAGGGGGGCCTGAAGATCTACGTGTGGAAGGGGAAGAAGGCGAATgcccaggagaggaaggaagccTTGAGCCAGGCCCTG AACTTCATAAAAGCCAAGCAGTACCCTCCGAACACGCAAGTGGAGGTGCAGAATGATGGGGCGGAGTCCGCTGTCTTCCAGCAGCTCTTCCAGAAGTGGACAGTGCCCAGCCAGACCTCAGGCCTGGGCAAAACCCACACTGTGGGCTCTGTGG CCAAGGTGGAGCAGGTGAAGTTCGATGCCATGTCCATGCACATCCAGCCTCATATAGCGGCCCAGCAGAAGATGGTAGATGACGGGAGCGGGCAGGTGGAG GTGTGGCGGGTTGAGAACCTAGAGCTGGTGCCTGTGGAGTCCAAGTGGCTGGGCCACTTCTACGGGGGCGACTGCTACCTGCTGCTCTACACCTACCTCATCGGGGAGAAGCCGCACTACCTGCTCTACATCTGGCAG ggcaggcaggccagCCAGGATGAAATCACAGCCTCGGCCTATCAGGCCGTCATCCTGGATCAGAAGTACAACAATGAACCGGCCCAGATCCGAGTCCCGATGGGCAAGGAGCCACCTCACCTCATGTCCATCTTCAAGGGACGCATGGTGGTCTACCAG GGAGGAACCTCCCGGGCTAACAGCCAGGAGGCTGTGCCCTCCACACGGTTGTTCCAGGTGCAGGGAATGAGCAACAGTAACACCAAGGCTTTTGAGGTCCTGCCACAGGCCACCTCCCTCAACTCCAATGATGTCTTCATCCTCAAGACCCCGTCCTGCTGTTACCTGTGGTATGGGAAG GGCTGCAGTGGAGATGAGCGGGAGATGGCCAAGATTGTCTCTGACGTCATCTCTCGGACGGAGAGGCAAGTGGTGGTAGAAGGGCAGGAGCCGGCCAACTTCTGGATGGCGCTGGGCGGGAAGGCACCCTATGCCAGCACCAAGAG ACTGCAGCAGGAAAACATGGCCATCACCCCCAGGCTCTTTGAATGTTCCAACCAGACTGGGCGATTCCTGGCCACAGAAATCCCCGACTTCAATCAGGATGACTTGGAAGAAGATGATGTGTTTCTGCTTGATGTCTGGGACCAG GTCTTCTTCTGGATTGGGAAGCATGCCAATGAGGATGAGAAGAAAGCCGCCGCCACCACAGTGCAGGAATACCTCAAGACCCACCCCAGTGGCCGGGAACCTGAGACCCCCATCATCTTGGTGAAGCAGGGACATGAGCCCCCCACCTTCACAGGCTGGTTCCTGGCATGGGATCCCTTCAAGTGGAGT AATGCCAAATCCTACAAGGACCTGAAGGGGGAGCTTGGCAACTCTGGGGACTGGAGCCAAATCACCGCA gAGATCACAAGCCCTAAACAGGAAGTGTTCAATGCTAACAGCAACCTCAATTCTGGGCCTCTACCCACCTACCCCCTGGAGCAGCTGGTGAACAAGCCGGTGGAGGAGCTCCCGGCGGGTGTGGACCccagaaggaaggag GAGCACCTGTCCCTTGAGGATTTCTCTAAGACCTTTGGAATGACTCCAGCTGCTTTCTCTGCCTTGCCTCTATGGAAGCAACAAAACCTCAAGAAAGCAAAGGGACTATTTTGA